The stretch of DNA TTCAGCCAGGCTGTTATTCGAGATAAACATGCGACATCTACCGATCTTTCTTCGGTATTTTATATTAATATCGTAATTGCGTCTATTCTTTATACCGTATTATTCTTAGCTGCGCCGCTTATTGCCGGTTTTTATAATGCTCCGCATCTGATACCGCTATCGAGGTTTGTATTTCTTACTATAATTTTCAATTCGTTTTCAATAATACAAAATGCTAATTTTAACAGGCAGCTCAAATTCAGGCCTTATGCGGTTGCTTCTGTTGTCGCAATGTGTATTTCGGGTATCGTTGCCATAATATTAGCTTTAAAAGGATTTGGTGTTTGGGCTTTGGCAGTTAATATGGTAATGTTGTCATTCCTTCGCATGTTGATTCTATGGCTACAAAGCAGTTGGAGACCGAAACTGGTCATGAGTTATCATTCGATAAAACGGTATTTCGCTTTCGGAAGTAATCTTTTGATACAGGGAATTACCGATAAGATTGTTACGAATCTCGAATCGCTTGTTATCGGGAGGATATACAGTAAAGGCGATTTAGGGTATTTTTCGCAAGCCAGAAAGTTAAATTCGTATCTCGGGGAGACATCTTTTTCTGTTATTCAAAAAGTTACTTATCCGGTATTAGCCTCTATTGGGGACGATTATGAAAAGTTGAAAGCTGGATATCGGAAAATCGTAGGCGTAACGTTATTCTGTATGACTCCTATATCTTTTTATCTGGTAGCTGCGTCGGAAAATGTAATGGATGTACTTTTCGGATCACAATGGTTGCCTTCTTCTCCCTATCTCAGGTTATGGTCCGTTACGAGTTGGATCGTTATTCTATATTCGGTATTTATAAATATTTATTTAGTTACCGGTAAAAGCGGTCGTTTACTGAGATTGGCTTTTATAAGGCAGTTATTTCGGGTTCTGACAATTATTTTATTAGCACATATAAGTATTTATGTAATGCTATGGGGAATTGTGATAACGACTGTGATAACGGGTACTGTTTATATGTATAACGGTGGAAAACTTATCGGATATTCTTTGAAAGAAGTTTTTTACGATTTGTGGAAAACAGTGTTATGGGGAATAATAGCGGCAGTTTGTACATATGCAGTCGGAAATCTGATGGTCGGCTTCAGACCGGTTTATATTCTTTTATTGCAAGGGGTTACGATGTTAAGTGTGTATTTATTATCGAATCGGATTTCAAGAAATGAATATCTCGAAGAGTCATTACAGGTAGGAATGTCGCTGATTAAAAAAATGAAAAAGAAGTAACACAGTTGATTATGGGTAAAATAAAGTCTGGAATAAGGACGGTATTGTTATATAATGTTTTTAAAAACTGGCATTGGCTGCATTTGATATCAAAAAATATTAGACCGGCTATTGTAAGGTATTGCGGTGCAAAAGTAGGTAAAAATGTTTATTTCAGTGGAGGAATCCATATAGACAATAATGCCGAATATTTGACCATCGAGGACGATGTGCTTATTTCACCGAATGTTATGCTTTTATTCCATAAAAGAGATTTGCGTGGTTTTAAAAAAGGAGATATTTATAATAAAGTTCCTCATATAAAAAGAAATGTAAAAATTTGCCGTAATTCTTTTATCGGCATGGGTGCTGTTATCATGCCCGGGGTAACGATCGGTGAAGGAGCCGGAGTCGCGGCTGGAGCAGTTGTAACGAAAGATGTTCCTGCCTGGTGTATTGTTGCCGGTAACCCGGCTAAAATAATAAAAGAAATAGAATGAGTTATAAAAAAGAGATCGCGAAGTATGCAGGGATGTTGAATATACCTTGTTTTTTCGAGCTGCTACATAAGACTCCCCGCATAATTTTTTACCATGGGATAGAGAAAAAAACGATATCCGATAAAAGGGTACAAGCCAATCAAATGGATTTTTGTGTTTTTGAGAAACAGATTGAGTATCTCAACAAACATTTTCATTTTATTTCGATAGATGAATTTTATGAAAGATTTTCTTCTCGAAAACCATTTACGGGAAAAGAAGTAGTTCTTACTTTCGACGATGGATATAAAAATAATTATACGGTGGCGGCTCCTTTTTTGAAATCTCTGGATATACCGTTTACTGTTTTTATTTCGGCTGAAAACATCGATAAAGGAACGAGAGTTCCGACGTATTATGTGCGATCGGCGATATTTAATCCTCAAATTAAGCGAATAGATATCCCTTCATTGAAACAGGAATTTTCTCTTTCGAATGAAACTGAAAGGTTGTATGCGAATGATATTCTTATTCGTGCCGTTAAAACGAAATCTAACGAATTTGTACACTGTTTATTACAAGATATAAATTCACAAATATCAAATGATGTTAAAGCTGAAATGACAGAAAAATTTAAGTCGGAAGATTTGATGTCGTGGGATGATGTAGTGAATATTTCGATAATGGGAGCTACCATCGGTTCTCATTGTCTCGACCATGCGATATTGCATGGAAATCAAAAAAATGAAGAAATCGTACGGCAGTTGAAAGAAAGTAAAGCACTTATCGAAAAGCATGTCGGAAAATGTGATTATTTCGCTTTTCCAAATGGAGACCGGACTTCGGTTTGTGAGTTTGCACTTCAACAGACCCTTAAATATTATAAAATGGGTTTTGCTGTGAACGGAAAAAGAGTGCGTCACCGAGAAAACACTTCATTTATTTCGCGTATCGGTATATGCGACGATTTTTATGCCTTTAGAACCCAATTTTCTATTTTGTCGGTATGATTAGCAGAGTTCCTGTAAATTTTTTTAGGACTTGGAGGTTTTATCTATTTTTTCTAATTCTGGTATTTACCGGAATTTCTGTATTTCTGTCGAAAGGCTTTTCTGATTTTTTGAGTAGTTATCTGTTTCTTCCGGTATTTTTTGCTGTAGCTTATTATACTTATAAAGGGTGGATAAAAATCAGCCGTCGTACTTTTATATTTAACTTGTTTATCGTATCTCTGTTTATCAGAATATGCTCTGTCTTTATTTTGGTTACAATCTTAAATCATTATATCGGAATTCCTTTTTTGTCTTATAAAGACGATTATAATTATCATAATGCCGCTCTTGAAATTCTAAACCGATGGAAGGTGTTCGGAATGGGTTTTTATTCGGATATCTTTTTTTCAACGGGTTCATATTCCGGTTTTCCCAATTTCAGCGCATTTTTGATGAATATTTTCGGTGAATCGATATATGTTCCGAGAATAGGAAATGCTGTGGTTTCGTCCTTTACCTGTGTAATCGCATATAAAATATGCAGAACGTATGCTGATGAGTCGTCGTCGAGGCTTGTGGGAATTTTATTTATGGTTTCGCCGCTGGTGTTTGTATATTCGTCTTTACAATTAAAAGATACATTATTGCTTTTTTTTATATTGCTTGCTATTAAAGCAAATATAAACTTATTCTATAATCGTAAAATATTGACGTCGATTATTCTTGTATCTCTATCATACTTTTCAATGATATTCATTCGTCCGGCAACAATTGTTCCCATTGTAGGGGCTTATTTACTCGTTTATGCCTATTATTCGAAAAGAATGAAAAAGAGTTCTACTAAAATCATATTTCTTATACTTACAATCACATTGTTGATATACGGATGGAATTATATTAGTAATGTCGGAGGTATAGAATCGACAGATGTTTATTTCGGTTCGAGATTAGAATCTATGCAGACGCGGACAATATCGTCGAGTGATGCAAAAATATCGAATTTGGGTGTAGCGGAAATATTAGGGGCACCGCTATATTTGCTTATGGGCATATTTTTGCCTTCTCCGTTGATCGTCGATTTACCGGATGCCGAGACGATAAATTACGATTCATTCGCCATGGTTATGCATCTTTCTTTACTTCCGCTTTTGGTTGTTGCTATTTTGTATACATTAAAGTACCGGAAAACAATGCTGGTACCTATGTATATACTTATGATATTTATTCTGTTGAAAATAGGGCAGGCAAATTCGTTACTGACAATATTCTCGCCTCGGCAATCATTAGGTACTTTGATGTCGATGTATCTTTTACTACCGGTATATTTTACCGGTAGTAGAAAAATAAAATTACAGCGCGCTGTTTTTGCTTTATCTATTCTTATCACTATCGTTTATGCTGGTATAAGGTTATATACAAGAGGACTTATTTGATTTTATATGAACAATATCGCATTATTAACGGCTTGGAATCTACAGAAAGAAGAAGACTGTTATTGGA from Coprobacter tertius encodes:
- a CDS encoding glycosyltransferase family 39 protein, whose protein sequence is MSSYLFLPVFFAVAYYTYKGWIKISRRTFIFNLFIVSLFIRICSVFILVTILNHYIGIPFLSYKDDYNYHNAALEILNRWKVFGMGFYSDIFFSTGSYSGFPNFSAFLMNIFGESIYVPRIGNAVVSSFTCVIAYKICRTYADESSSRLVGILFMVSPLVFVYSSLQLKDTLLLFFILLAIKANINLFYNRKILTSIILVSLSYFSMIFIRPATIVPIVGAYLLVYAYYSKRMKKSSTKIIFLILTITLLIYGWNYISNVGGIESTDVYFGSRLESMQTRTISSSDAKISNLGVAEILGAPLYLLMGIFLPSPLIVDLPDAETINYDSFAMVMHLSLLPLLVVAILYTLKYRKTMLVPMYILMIFILLKIGQANSLLTIFSPRQSLGTLMSMYLLLPVYFTGSRKIKLQRAVFALSILITIVYAGIRLYTRGLI
- a CDS encoding lipopolysaccharide biosynthesis protein gives rise to the protein MGLKEKAVNGLVWTSTGTIGAGLINFIITLILARLLSPTDFGLIELLIIFTAVSDVFIDSGFSQAVIRDKHATSTDLSSVFYINIVIASILYTVLFLAAPLIAGFYNAPHLIPLSRFVFLTIIFNSFSIIQNANFNRQLKFRPYAVASVVAMCISGIVAIILALKGFGVWALAVNMVMLSFLRMLILWLQSSWRPKLVMSYHSIKRYFAFGSNLLIQGITDKIVTNLESLVIGRIYSKGDLGYFSQARKLNSYLGETSFSVIQKVTYPVLASIGDDYEKLKAGYRKIVGVTLFCMTPISFYLVAASENVMDVLFGSQWLPSSPYLRLWSVTSWIVILYSVFINIYLVTGKSGRLLRLAFIRQLFRVLTIILLAHISIYVMLWGIVITTVITGTVYMYNGGKLIGYSLKEVFYDLWKTVLWGIIAAVCTYAVGNLMVGFRPVYILLLQGVTMLSVYLLSNRISRNEYLEESLQVGMSLIKKMKKK
- a CDS encoding polysaccharide deacetylase family protein — its product is MSYKKEIAKYAGMLNIPCFFELLHKTPRIIFYHGIEKKTISDKRVQANQMDFCVFEKQIEYLNKHFHFISIDEFYERFSSRKPFTGKEVVLTFDDGYKNNYTVAAPFLKSLDIPFTVFISAENIDKGTRVPTYYVRSAIFNPQIKRIDIPSLKQEFSLSNETERLYANDILIRAVKTKSNEFVHCLLQDINSQISNDVKAEMTEKFKSEDLMSWDDVVNISIMGATIGSHCLDHAILHGNQKNEEIVRQLKESKALIEKHVGKCDYFAFPNGDRTSVCEFALQQTLKYYKMGFAVNGKRVRHRENTSFISRIGICDDFYAFRTQFSILSV
- a CDS encoding acyltransferase, with translation MGKIKSGIRTVLLYNVFKNWHWLHLISKNIRPAIVRYCGAKVGKNVYFSGGIHIDNNAEYLTIEDDVLISPNVMLLFHKRDLRGFKKGDIYNKVPHIKRNVKICRNSFIGMGAVIMPGVTIGEGAGVAAGAVVTKDVPAWCIVAGNPAKIIKEIE